From the Candidatus Effluviviaceae Genus V sp. genome, one window contains:
- a CDS encoding DUF374 domain-containing protein: protein MAGLARSVRLSWSIAPAYGREDPERVLYAFWHGRQFLLIWGFRGRGVVTLVEKSWAGEIQRRVMGRFGYRFVRGSSKRRPAEALVRLVRTLRKRGPGTLAVDGPKGPVHRSKAGILHLSRTLGWPIVPVAASSSRALFIRETWCRYLLPVPFSRGVIVVGEPIRPGEGFETTDLDRTLNAATAEADRLAGRRVDAGDVC, encoded by the coding sequence ATGGCGGGGCTCGCGCGCTCGGTGAGGCTCTCGTGGAGCATCGCCCCCGCCTACGGACGGGAGGACCCCGAGCGCGTTCTCTACGCCTTCTGGCACGGGCGGCAGTTTCTGCTGATCTGGGGGTTCCGTGGGAGAGGTGTGGTAACGCTCGTCGAGAAGAGCTGGGCGGGCGAGATCCAGCGTCGCGTGATGGGACGCTTCGGATACCGGTTCGTGCGCGGTTCGAGCAAGCGCCGGCCCGCCGAGGCCCTCGTCCGGCTTGTCCGGACGCTCAGGAAACGCGGTCCCGGAACCCTGGCCGTCGACGGTCCGAAGGGGCCGGTCCACCGATCGAAGGCGGGGATACTCCATCTGTCCAGAACGCTCGGGTGGCCGATCGTCCCCGTCGCGGCATCGAGCTCCAGGGCCCTTTTCATCCGCGAGACGTGGTGCCGCTACCTACTTCCCGTGCCGTTCTCCAGGGGGGTCATCGTCGTCGGTGAGCCGATCCGTCCGGGGGAGGGGTTCGAGACGACCGACCTCGATCGTACGCTCAACGCCGCGACCGCGGAGGCCGACAGGCTCGCGGGGCGGCGCGTGGATGCCGGTGACGTCTGCTAG
- a CDS encoding DUF814 domain-containing protein: protein MNRAGLDNLMSELAPRLTGRRVTRIKAPADGTTVLELAGSPGGSLVVFTDQALPLLFLEQDDAVPGEGDAPPHLRSLKGGEIVSAGLGPGGPSAAFVLRRRDPVGIETDVGLVVDLGRRPSLSLDPSGRVEPEEPHADDPTGASVSWWRDEAGRLHVRIGRSPHEKAAEKRTFDTWNEAARFAYREHAATILDDRRRKTVLRALRRRLKRKRRAVERVRRGLSRAERTDEFRHKGQLLLARKGDFRRGERLQKLVDYDGDSVVEIEVDPRRSAVDNAESYFRRARKAERVAQRSPARLRELEREIEAIEKQIEATEEATGRTLRKLEDRHAARPAKGNRAGGDEERIRFRSYVVTGGWEVLVGKSNRDNDLLTQRVAAPSDLWFHARQAPGSHVVLRRAGRKDEPDRRAILETAAIAAYHSKAGKSSKVAVLYTEKRHVRKPKGAKPGLVSVSREEVVLVRPQLPEPTGGPDG, encoded by the coding sequence ATGAACCGAGCCGGTCTCGACAACCTGATGAGCGAACTCGCCCCGCGTCTCACGGGACGGCGCGTGACGCGCATCAAGGCGCCGGCCGACGGGACGACCGTCCTCGAGCTGGCGGGTTCTCCGGGCGGGTCGCTGGTCGTCTTCACGGACCAGGCGCTGCCGCTCCTCTTCCTCGAGCAGGATGATGCGGTCCCCGGGGAAGGCGACGCGCCGCCGCACCTGCGCTCCCTGAAAGGCGGGGAGATCGTGTCCGCCGGGCTCGGGCCGGGCGGCCCGTCGGCCGCGTTCGTGCTGAGGCGCCGCGACCCCGTCGGCATCGAGACCGACGTGGGGCTCGTTGTCGACCTCGGCAGACGGCCGTCGCTCTCGCTCGATCCGTCGGGCCGGGTCGAACCGGAAGAGCCCCATGCCGACGACCCGACCGGTGCCTCGGTCTCGTGGTGGAGGGACGAGGCCGGCCGCCTCCATGTCCGCATCGGACGGTCTCCTCACGAGAAGGCGGCGGAGAAGAGGACGTTCGACACGTGGAACGAGGCCGCGCGGTTCGCCTACCGGGAACACGCCGCCACCATCCTCGACGATAGACGCCGCAAGACGGTGCTCCGGGCGCTCAGGCGCCGTCTCAAGAGGAAGCGCCGCGCCGTGGAGCGGGTGCGCCGAGGGCTCTCCCGCGCGGAGCGGACGGACGAGTTCCGCCATAAGGGTCAGCTCCTCCTCGCCCGCAAGGGCGACTTCCGGAGGGGCGAGAGGCTCCAGAAGCTCGTCGACTACGACGGCGACTCGGTGGTCGAGATCGAGGTCGACCCGAGAAGGAGTGCCGTCGACAACGCGGAGAGCTACTTCCGTCGCGCGAGGAAGGCCGAACGCGTCGCCCAGCGTTCACCGGCCCGTCTCCGCGAGCTCGAACGCGAGATCGAGGCCATTGAGAAGCAGATCGAGGCGACGGAGGAAGCGACGGGAAGGACACTCCGGAAGCTCGAGGACCGTCACGCGGCCCGACCGGCGAAGGGGAACCGAGCGGGGGGAGACGAGGAACGGATCCGGTTCCGGAGCTACGTCGTCACTGGGGGCTGGGAGGTGCTCGTTGGGAAATCGAACAGGGATAACGACCTCCTGACCCAGCGCGTCGCCGCTCCCTCCGACCTCTGGTTCCACGCCAGACAGGCTCCCGGCTCGCACGTCGTGCTTCGAAGAGCGGGCCGCAAGGACGAGCCGGACAGGCGCGCGATCCTCGAGACGGCGGCGATCGCCGCGTACCACAGCAAGGCCGGGAAGTCGTCGAAGGTCGCCGTGCTCTACACGGAGAAGCGCCACGTCCGGAAGCCGAAGGGCGCCAAGCCGGGCCTGGTGTCGGTCAGCCGCGAGGAGGTCGTCCTCGTCCGTCCGCAGCTGCCCGAGCCGACCGGCGGCCCCGACGGCTAG